GATCTCATCAGGAACAGGAGGCGTAGAACCGAACAAAGTAGCACCAAGAGACTGAGTTCCAGGAAGCTGACTATTGAAAGCAGCGATGACAGAGGCAGGAACATCACCGTTGTTCTTTTGGAAATGAACAAGTCCTTTGGGGAAAGCAAACACGTCACCTTTCTTGAGAGACCGAGAGATGAGCTTGTTGGCCGTAGTGAGAAACCCAACGTCGAGTGTTCCTTCGAGGACGTAGACGACTTCGGTGGCACGTGGGTGAGTGTGAGGCGGGTTTAAGCCACCTGGCGCGTAGTCGATGCGTGAGAGGGAGACACCGAGTGTGTTGAGACCTGGGAGGTTCATTACGTTGGCTCCTGTGACTAAGGCACGGAATGTGTTGTTGGTGAGACCTGGATTCGCTAGTGCTTGCGAGAAGAAGTCGAGAGATGTGACGTTAGCTGCGTCTTTGCAAGGGAAGCCGTTGACTTTGATTCCTGAAAGTTTGAaagaaagattaataaaatgGAAAATGAGAGAtgaataaagtttttatttaccGGAGGAGAGATCAGCGACGCAGAGGTCTTGGAGCATGTCAGGATCTGCGGAGACTGtaatgaggaagaagaggaagatggaGAGGAATGGAGTTGGTGAAGCCatggattttttttattcttgatTGTTAATGGTGGTGAGAGAGattgaagaaggagagagatgATGCTTTAAAAGCAAGGAAACATGAATGAccttgtcaaaataaaaaaataaaa
The nucleotide sequence above comes from Brassica napus cultivar Da-Ae chromosome A9, Da-Ae, whole genome shotgun sequence. Encoded proteins:
- the LOC106419894 gene encoding germin-like protein subfamily 2 member 1; protein product: MASPTPFLSIFLFFLITVSADPDMLQDLCVADLSSGIKVNGFPCKDAANVTSLDFFSQALANPGLTNNTFRALVTGANVMNLPGLNTLGVSLSRIDYAPGGLNPPHTHPRATEVVYVLEGTLDVGFLTTANKLISRSLKKGDVFAFPKGLVHFQKNNGDVPASVIAAFNSQLPGTQSLGATLFGSTPPVPDEILAQAFQTSSGTVKHIKTRFQPKK